One segment of Meleagris gallopavo isolate NT-WF06-2002-E0010 breed Aviagen turkey brand Nicholas breeding stock chromosome 8, Turkey_5.1, whole genome shotgun sequence DNA contains the following:
- the KIF11 gene encoding kinesin-like protein KIF11 isoform X2, with protein sequence MEEVPFNASERKANSYAVVDCDQARKEVSVRTGGVTDKMLKKTYTFDMVFGAQAKQIDVYRSVVCPILDEVIMGYNCTVFAYGQTGTGKTFTMEGERSPNEEYTWEEDPLAGIIPRTLHQIFEKLTENGTEFSVKVSLLEIYNEELFDLLNPAPDVGERLQMFDDPRNKRGVIIKGLEEVTVHNKNEVYQILERGAAKRTTAATYMNAYSSRSHSVFSITIHMKETTVDGEELVKIGKLNLVDLAGSENIGRSGAVDKRAREAGNINQSLLTLGRVISALVERAPHIPYRESKLTRILQDSLGGRTKTSIIATVSPASINLEETLSTLEYAHRAKNILNKPEVNQKLTKKALIKEYTEEIERLKRDLAATREKNGVYISLENFEALNGKLTVQEEQIAEYIDKITVMEEEMKRVTELFTVNKNELEQCKTDLEIKEKELEETQKDLQETKVHLAEEEYVVSVLENAEQKLHGTASKLLNTVEETTKDVSGLHAKLDRKKAVDQHNAVVQNTFAQQMTDLFNKIQNSVNENSVKQQQMLMSYTHFIGDILSTSSSAANILTSVVSASFASLKELVSTEVSCMSEKVLQHENLSLDHKAELLRLIEEHASGLGSALNSLTPMVEFVLGLNCQFQTNMRKYSAVADKMEGHKKEMDTLFEDLSLTLKKLQEETANVLAQLQNDCENLREEVEMTRLAHTKSAAELMSSLQRQLDLFAQETQKNLADVLAKNGSLKTTITAVQENVHLKTTDLVSSTASNHSRFLASMDNFSKELRIINGENKRMLEDSTDHCQQLLINLRNVSQDADKCAELTIAQIASFTDQQLSSFRDEKQQFMCFQKKNRENCDKAIAEIADQIDTQKSAEEKVLNILLDQMKVDQGVLLEQKLKLNEEAQHGLAQVNGFLKEDLKVDIPTGTTPQRRDYSYPVTLVKTEPRELLLEQLRQKQLTLDAMLNSVIQEVEGNADEDLLGEEEGMQESSESLGDDKYLVDINISCHANGGIPFFQHKRSHKKDKENKAAAMLEKNKTEDMTEQLLPKSKLPLRSVN encoded by the exons ATGGAGGAGGT GCCTTTTAATGCCTCGGAACGTAAAGCAAACTCCTATGCTGTTGTAGACTGTGATCAAGCGCGAAAAGAAGTTAGCGTTCGCACTGGAGGAGTCACAGACAAGATGTTAAAAAAGACTTACACGTTTGATATG GTTTTTGGAGCTCAGGCAAAGCAGATTGATGTATACCGGAGTGTTGTGTGTCCCATTTTGGATGAAGTTATCATGGGCTATAACTGTACAGTGTTTGC CTATGGCCAAACTGGTACTGGTAAGACTTTCACGATGGAAGGGGAACGGTCACCCAACGAGGAGTACACTTGGGAAGAG GATCCATTAGCAGGTATAATACCTCGTACATTGcatcaaatatttgaaaaactcACAGAGAATGGCactgaattttcagtgaaaGTCTCTCTTTTGGAAATATATAATGAGGAGCTTTTTGATCTTCTGAATCCTGCTCCTGATGTTGGAGAAAGACTGCAGATGTTTGATGACCCCCGAAACAAG AGAGGTGTAATTATTAAAGGTTTAGAGGAGGTAACTGTACACAACAAAAATGAAGTCTATCAGATCCTGGAAAGGGGTGCAGCAAAGAGAACAACTGCAGCTACTTACATGAATGCATATTCCAG CCGTTCGCACTCCGTATTTTCAATTACTATCCATATGAAAGAAACCACAGTAGATGGAGAAGAACTTGTTAAAATTGGGAAGCTAAACTTG GTTGATCTTGCAGGAAGTGAGAACATTGGTCGATCTGGGGCAGTTGACAAAAGAGCTCGTGAAGCTGGAAATATCAATCAGTCTCTCCTGACTCTGGGAAGAGTTATTTCTGCTCTAGTAGAAAGAGCCCCACATATCCCATACAGGGAATCTAAACTCACAAGAATCCTTCAAGATTCTCTTGGAGGACGAACAAAAACATCAATAATTGCCACAGTTTCTCCTGCATCTATAAATCTTGAG GAAACACTGAGTACACTAGAATATGCCCACAGGGCAAAGAACATATTGAACAAGCCTGAAGTTAACCAGAAGCTGACCAAAAAAGCTCTTATTAAG GAATATACTGAAGAGATTGAGCGTCTGAAACGAGACCTTGCTGCTACACGTGAGAAAAATGGCGTCTATATTTCCCTTGAAAATTTTGA AGCCCTGAATGGAAAGCTGACGGTTCAGGAAGAACAAATTGCAGAGTATATTGACAAAATCACTGTCATGgaggaagagatgaaaaga GTAACTGAACTGTTCACAGTTAATAAAAACGAACTTGAGCAGTGTAAAACAGATCTAGAAATCAAGGAGAAGGAACtggaagaaacacagaaagatcTGCAAGAAACCAAAGTTCATCTGGCTGAAGAAGAATATGTGGTTTCAGTTTTGGAAAATGCTGAACAAAAACTTCATGGCACAGCTAGCAAG TTGCTTAATACAGTTGAAGAAACCACAAAAGATGTATCTGGTCTCCACGCAAAACTGGACCGTAAGAAGGCTGTTGATCAGCATAATGCTGTTGTCCAAAATACATTTGCACAACAAATGACTGATTTGttcaacaaaatacaaaattcagtTAATGAGAACAGTGTGAAGCAGCAACAGATGTTGATGTCTTACACGCATTTTATAG GTGACATCTTGTCTACCAGTTCTTCAGCAGCTAATATTCTTACATCAGTTGTATCAGCATCTTTTGCCTCTCTTAAGGAATTGGTGTCCACAGAAGTTTCCTGCATGTCTGAAAAAGTATTACAACACGAGAATCTGTCACTCGATCATAAAGCTGAGCTACTGAGATTAATT GAGGAGCATGCGTCAGGATTAGGAAGCGCATTAAATAGCTTGACACCAATGGTAGAATTTGTCCTGGGCCTAAACTGTCAGTTTCAGACTAACATGAGAAAATATTCAGCTGTGGCTGATAAG atggaaggtcataaaaaagaaatggataCCCTCTTTGAAGATCTTTCtcttactttgaaaaaattacaGGAAGAAACAGCTAATGTTCTTGCTCAGCTTCAGAATGATTGTGAAAATTTAAGAGAAGAAGTGGAAATGACAAGACTAGCACATACAAAG AGTGCAGCTGAGTTAATGTCCTCACTACAAAGACAGCTTGACCTGTTTGCTCAAGAGACTCAGAAGAACTTAGCTGATGTACTGGCAAAAAATGGAAGCTTGAAGACCACCATCACTGCTGTGCAAGAAAATGTTCACCT GAAAACTACAGACCTAGTCAGCAGTACAGCTTCTAATCACAGCAGATTTCTTGCATCTATGGATAATTTTTCTAAGGAGCTCAGGATTATAAATGGTGAAAACAAGAGGATGCTGGAAGATTCCACTGACCACTGTCAGCAACTTCTCATCAATCTCAGAAATGTGTCTCAGGATGCTGATAAATGTGCTGAACTTACAATTGCTCAGATAGCCAGCTTTACCGATCAGCAGCTATCGTCCTTCAGGGATGAAAAACAACAGTTTATGTGTTTTCAAAAG aaaaacagagaaaactgtgATAAAGCAATAGCTGAAATTGCCGACCAAATTGATACTCAGAAAAGTGCTGAGGAGAAGGTACTAAATATCCTTCTTGATCAAATGAAAGTTGATCAGGGGGTACTTCTAGAACAGAAGCTGAAACTTAATGAAGAAGCACAGCATGGACTGGCGCAGGTTAATGGTTTCCTGAAAGAAGATCTTAAAGTGGATATTCCAACAG GGACAACTCCACAGAGAAGAGACTACTCTTATCCAGTCACACTGGTGAAAACAGAACCCAGGGAACTTCTACTGGAACAACTGAGGCAAAAGCAATTAACGCTTGATGCTATGCTAAACAGTGTGATACAGGAAGTGGAGGGGAATGCAGATGAG GACCtgctgggagaggaggaagggatgCAAGAATCCAGTGAAAGCCTTGGTGATGACAAGTACTTAGTGGATATAAACATAAGCTGTCACGCAAATGGGGGCATTCCCTTTTTCCAG CACAAAAGAAGTCACAAAAAAGATAAAGAGAACAAAGCTGCAGCGAtgttggagaaaaacaaaactgaagatatgACAGAACAGCTACTTCCTAAATCTAAACTACCCTTAAGATCAGTGAACTaa
- the KIF11 gene encoding kinesin-like protein KIF11 isoform X1 produces the protein MVPRGRPLIGRAAAPRGSKVAAAGARRRWVGSESRLQPESRPCSAAGASTVVLGPLASGCAMASLSFQSGGGSKKEKEEKGKNIQVVVRCRPFNASERKANSYAVVDCDQARKEVSVRTGGVTDKMLKKTYTFDMVFGAQAKQIDVYRSVVCPILDEVIMGYNCTVFAYGQTGTGKTFTMEGERSPNEEYTWEEDPLAGIIPRTLHQIFEKLTENGTEFSVKVSLLEIYNEELFDLLNPAPDVGERLQMFDDPRNKRGVIIKGLEEVTVHNKNEVYQILERGAAKRTTAATYMNAYSSRSHSVFSITIHMKETTVDGEELVKIGKLNLVDLAGSENIGRSGAVDKRAREAGNINQSLLTLGRVISALVERAPHIPYRESKLTRILQDSLGGRTKTSIIATVSPASINLEETLSTLEYAHRAKNILNKPEVNQKLTKKALIKEYTEEIERLKRDLAATREKNGVYISLENFEALNGKLTVQEEQIAEYIDKITVMEEEMKRVTELFTVNKNELEQCKTDLEIKEKELEETQKDLQETKVHLAEEEYVVSVLENAEQKLHGTASKLLNTVEETTKDVSGLHAKLDRKKAVDQHNAVVQNTFAQQMTDLFNKIQNSVNENSVKQQQMLMSYTHFIGDILSTSSSAANILTSVVSASFASLKELVSTEVSCMSEKVLQHENLSLDHKAELLRLIEEHASGLGSALNSLTPMVEFVLGLNCQFQTNMRKYSAVADKMEGHKKEMDTLFEDLSLTLKKLQEETANVLAQLQNDCENLREEVEMTRLAHTKSAAELMSSLQRQLDLFAQETQKNLADVLAKNGSLKTTITAVQENVHLKTTDLVSSTASNHSRFLASMDNFSKELRIINGENKRMLEDSTDHCQQLLINLRNVSQDADKCAELTIAQIASFTDQQLSSFRDEKQQFMCFQKKNRENCDKAIAEIADQIDTQKSAEEKVLNILLDQMKVDQGVLLEQKLKLNEEAQHGLAQVNGFLKEDLKVDIPTGTTPQRRDYSYPVTLVKTEPRELLLEQLRQKQLTLDAMLNSVIQEVEGNADEDLLGEEEGMQESSESLGDDKYLVDINISCHANGGIPFFQHKRSHKKDKENKAAAMLEKNKTEDMTEQLLPKSKLPLRSVN, from the exons ATGGTGCCCCGCGGGCGCCCGCTGATTGGTCGGGCGGCAGCGCCGCGCGGTTCGAAGGTGGCGGCGGCGGGCGCTCGCAGGCGTTGGGTTGGGTCCGAGTCTCGGCTTCAGCCTGAGTCGCGCCCGTGCAGCGCGGCCGGTGCTTCTACTGTCGTCCTCGGCCCGCTCGCGTCCGGGTGTGCCATGGCCTCCCTCAGCTTCCAGAGCGGCGGCGGCTcgaagaaggagaaggaggagaagggcaAGAACATCCAGGTGGTGGTGCGCTGCAG GCCTTTTAATGCCTCGGAACGTAAAGCAAACTCCTATGCTGTTGTAGACTGTGATCAAGCGCGAAAAGAAGTTAGCGTTCGCACTGGAGGAGTCACAGACAAGATGTTAAAAAAGACTTACACGTTTGATATG GTTTTTGGAGCTCAGGCAAAGCAGATTGATGTATACCGGAGTGTTGTGTGTCCCATTTTGGATGAAGTTATCATGGGCTATAACTGTACAGTGTTTGC CTATGGCCAAACTGGTACTGGTAAGACTTTCACGATGGAAGGGGAACGGTCACCCAACGAGGAGTACACTTGGGAAGAG GATCCATTAGCAGGTATAATACCTCGTACATTGcatcaaatatttgaaaaactcACAGAGAATGGCactgaattttcagtgaaaGTCTCTCTTTTGGAAATATATAATGAGGAGCTTTTTGATCTTCTGAATCCTGCTCCTGATGTTGGAGAAAGACTGCAGATGTTTGATGACCCCCGAAACAAG AGAGGTGTAATTATTAAAGGTTTAGAGGAGGTAACTGTACACAACAAAAATGAAGTCTATCAGATCCTGGAAAGGGGTGCAGCAAAGAGAACAACTGCAGCTACTTACATGAATGCATATTCCAG CCGTTCGCACTCCGTATTTTCAATTACTATCCATATGAAAGAAACCACAGTAGATGGAGAAGAACTTGTTAAAATTGGGAAGCTAAACTTG GTTGATCTTGCAGGAAGTGAGAACATTGGTCGATCTGGGGCAGTTGACAAAAGAGCTCGTGAAGCTGGAAATATCAATCAGTCTCTCCTGACTCTGGGAAGAGTTATTTCTGCTCTAGTAGAAAGAGCCCCACATATCCCATACAGGGAATCTAAACTCACAAGAATCCTTCAAGATTCTCTTGGAGGACGAACAAAAACATCAATAATTGCCACAGTTTCTCCTGCATCTATAAATCTTGAG GAAACACTGAGTACACTAGAATATGCCCACAGGGCAAAGAACATATTGAACAAGCCTGAAGTTAACCAGAAGCTGACCAAAAAAGCTCTTATTAAG GAATATACTGAAGAGATTGAGCGTCTGAAACGAGACCTTGCTGCTACACGTGAGAAAAATGGCGTCTATATTTCCCTTGAAAATTTTGA AGCCCTGAATGGAAAGCTGACGGTTCAGGAAGAACAAATTGCAGAGTATATTGACAAAATCACTGTCATGgaggaagagatgaaaaga GTAACTGAACTGTTCACAGTTAATAAAAACGAACTTGAGCAGTGTAAAACAGATCTAGAAATCAAGGAGAAGGAACtggaagaaacacagaaagatcTGCAAGAAACCAAAGTTCATCTGGCTGAAGAAGAATATGTGGTTTCAGTTTTGGAAAATGCTGAACAAAAACTTCATGGCACAGCTAGCAAG TTGCTTAATACAGTTGAAGAAACCACAAAAGATGTATCTGGTCTCCACGCAAAACTGGACCGTAAGAAGGCTGTTGATCAGCATAATGCTGTTGTCCAAAATACATTTGCACAACAAATGACTGATTTGttcaacaaaatacaaaattcagtTAATGAGAACAGTGTGAAGCAGCAACAGATGTTGATGTCTTACACGCATTTTATAG GTGACATCTTGTCTACCAGTTCTTCAGCAGCTAATATTCTTACATCAGTTGTATCAGCATCTTTTGCCTCTCTTAAGGAATTGGTGTCCACAGAAGTTTCCTGCATGTCTGAAAAAGTATTACAACACGAGAATCTGTCACTCGATCATAAAGCTGAGCTACTGAGATTAATT GAGGAGCATGCGTCAGGATTAGGAAGCGCATTAAATAGCTTGACACCAATGGTAGAATTTGTCCTGGGCCTAAACTGTCAGTTTCAGACTAACATGAGAAAATATTCAGCTGTGGCTGATAAG atggaaggtcataaaaaagaaatggataCCCTCTTTGAAGATCTTTCtcttactttgaaaaaattacaGGAAGAAACAGCTAATGTTCTTGCTCAGCTTCAGAATGATTGTGAAAATTTAAGAGAAGAAGTGGAAATGACAAGACTAGCACATACAAAG AGTGCAGCTGAGTTAATGTCCTCACTACAAAGACAGCTTGACCTGTTTGCTCAAGAGACTCAGAAGAACTTAGCTGATGTACTGGCAAAAAATGGAAGCTTGAAGACCACCATCACTGCTGTGCAAGAAAATGTTCACCT GAAAACTACAGACCTAGTCAGCAGTACAGCTTCTAATCACAGCAGATTTCTTGCATCTATGGATAATTTTTCTAAGGAGCTCAGGATTATAAATGGTGAAAACAAGAGGATGCTGGAAGATTCCACTGACCACTGTCAGCAACTTCTCATCAATCTCAGAAATGTGTCTCAGGATGCTGATAAATGTGCTGAACTTACAATTGCTCAGATAGCCAGCTTTACCGATCAGCAGCTATCGTCCTTCAGGGATGAAAAACAACAGTTTATGTGTTTTCAAAAG aaaaacagagaaaactgtgATAAAGCAATAGCTGAAATTGCCGACCAAATTGATACTCAGAAAAGTGCTGAGGAGAAGGTACTAAATATCCTTCTTGATCAAATGAAAGTTGATCAGGGGGTACTTCTAGAACAGAAGCTGAAACTTAATGAAGAAGCACAGCATGGACTGGCGCAGGTTAATGGTTTCCTGAAAGAAGATCTTAAAGTGGATATTCCAACAG GGACAACTCCACAGAGAAGAGACTACTCTTATCCAGTCACACTGGTGAAAACAGAACCCAGGGAACTTCTACTGGAACAACTGAGGCAAAAGCAATTAACGCTTGATGCTATGCTAAACAGTGTGATACAGGAAGTGGAGGGGAATGCAGATGAG GACCtgctgggagaggaggaagggatgCAAGAATCCAGTGAAAGCCTTGGTGATGACAAGTACTTAGTGGATATAAACATAAGCTGTCACGCAAATGGGGGCATTCCCTTTTTCCAG CACAAAAGAAGTCACAAAAAAGATAAAGAGAACAAAGCTGCAGCGAtgttggagaaaaacaaaactgaagatatgACAGAACAGCTACTTCCTAAATCTAAACTACCCTTAAGATCAGTGAACTaa